Proteins encoded by one window of Salmonirosea aquatica:
- a CDS encoding glycosyltransferase family 39 protein encodes MVWKTIELLNGSLYALVLGAVCVLFSVLLRINMLYQPNTLDVLLWTTLYFTLVHYIKSENPKWLYAAAVSFALGFLNKYNIAFLVMGFLPALLLTPHRKVLANKHVYFSMGLALLLISPNLVWQYTHDFPVVQHMNELARTQLVNVQRLDFLKEQLIFFIGSFYVIVAAWVSFFTYRPFATYRIFFWAYVFTLGTFIILKAKGYYAIGLYPILIAFGVVYLEYLLQAGWRRYLRPLALFLPILVIIRLFPVIFPTASPAEIHRNSARYESLGLLRWEDGKNHYLPQDFADMLGWKELAHKVDSASALVEGKGRTLILTDNYGQAGAINFYSKNKNHRAVSLNADYIDWIDLSTKIDHLVLIQEASDTDKGREREKPFFEKIRYIGKIEDQFAREKGTSIYLLENARVDINKILRQEIRERKHGND; translated from the coding sequence GTGGTATGGAAAACCATTGAATTGTTGAATGGGAGCTTGTACGCGCTTGTTTTGGGAGCCGTTTGCGTTCTATTTTCGGTGCTGCTGCGGATTAATATGCTCTACCAGCCCAACACCCTCGATGTTTTACTTTGGACTACCCTGTACTTCACCCTGGTCCATTATATCAAGTCCGAAAACCCGAAGTGGCTCTACGCAGCCGCGGTGTCCTTTGCCCTTGGTTTTTTGAACAAATACAACATAGCCTTTCTTGTTATGGGCTTTCTACCTGCCCTGCTCTTGACGCCCCATCGGAAGGTGCTTGCTAACAAACACGTATATTTTTCGATGGGTCTGGCTTTGCTACTCATTTCACCCAACCTGGTCTGGCAATACACACACGATTTTCCCGTCGTTCAGCACATGAACGAGCTGGCTCGTACGCAATTGGTCAATGTCCAGCGGTTGGATTTTTTGAAAGAGCAGCTGATTTTTTTCATCGGTTCTTTTTATGTAATCGTAGCGGCTTGGGTTTCATTTTTCACCTACCGCCCCTTTGCAACCTACCGGATTTTCTTCTGGGCCTACGTGTTCACATTAGGTACCTTTATTATCCTCAAAGCCAAGGGGTACTATGCCATCGGCCTGTACCCCATCCTCATCGCCTTTGGGGTGGTATACCTTGAATACCTGTTGCAAGCGGGCTGGCGCAGGTACCTTCGGCCCCTTGCCCTGTTCCTGCCTATTCTGGTTATCATTCGCTTATTCCCGGTCATTTTCCCCACGGCCAGTCCGGCCGAGATTCACCGCAATTCGGCACGCTACGAATCACTCGGACTGTTGCGCTGGGAAGATGGAAAAAACCACTACCTACCTCAGGATTTTGCCGATATGCTGGGTTGGAAAGAATTGGCCCACAAAGTAGATAGCGCCAGTGCGCTGGTGGAGGGTAAGGGACGTACCCTGATCCTTACCGATAACTACGGGCAGGCGGGAGCCATTAATTTTTATTCAAAAAACAAGAATCACCGCGCGGTTTCGCTCAACGCCGATTATATCGACTGGATTGACCTTTCCACAAAAATCGATCATCTGGTTCTGATTCAGGAAGCTTCTGATACCGATAAAGGCCGGGAGCGGGAAAAACCGTTTTTCGAGAAAATCCGTTATATCGGCAAAATTGAAGATCAGTTTGCCCGTGAAAAAGGTACCAGTATCTACCTGCTGGAAAACGCCCGGGTCGATATCAATAAAATCCTTCGCCAGGAAATTCGCGAACGGAAGCATGGGAATGACTGA